From a region of the Tenggerimyces flavus genome:
- the scpB gene encoding SMC-Scp complex subunit ScpB encodes MTTPDDERDLGLTASNHEEANALDTPAMPDDSAELSDLDESSQDDLATDEAPASSDRSEVGDTAEGESSPSDDAPVADDDASALADDSTDAIEVDDLDLDETSRGDLASEPVESIDDSDVEDAARADASADGESSPPDAGSVVEESASLSPESDSAPGDRSSASADESADSIEVDDLDLDETSPDGLADGESAESGDGSSAPVGVSGGGGAATVGEVAESIEVTGSLLGADELVAAGAGGFVDGTDATDIEEPVHLLPLRPSIEAILLVTDEPIPTVTLAQVLGRPQPEVAEELASLSKSYTDEGRGFDLREIAGGWRLYTREEYAEVVERFVLDGQQARLTQAALETLAVVAYKQPVSRTRVSAIRGVNCDGVMRTLLSRGLVQEAGTDDESGAHLYRTTSYFLERLGLDSLGDLPDLAPYLPEIEEMEAEHAHRLDAEPEPEPEPQHDHAQEPVGAEQP; translated from the coding sequence GTGACAACGCCTGACGACGAACGGGATCTCGGCCTCACCGCCAGCAACCACGAGGAAGCGAACGCGCTCGACACCCCAGCCATGCCGGATGACTCCGCCGAGCTCTCAGACCTCGACGAGTCATCGCAAGACGATCTCGCCACCGACGAGGCGCCCGCATCGAGCGATCGCTCCGAGGTGGGGGACACCGCCGAGGGCGAATCGTCGCCGTCGGACGATGCCCCCGTGGCCGACGATGACGCATCCGCCTTGGCGGATGACTCCACTGATGCGATCGAGGTCGATGACCTCGACCTCGACGAGACGTCGCGGGGCGATCTCGCCAGCGAGCCGGTCGAATCGATCGACGACTCCGACGTCGAGGACGCCGCGCGTGCGGATGCATCCGCCGATGGCGAGTCATCGCCACCTGACGCCGGCTCCGTGGTCGAGGAGAGCGCCTCACTGTCACCCGAGTCGGACAGCGCGCCCGGCGATCGCTCATCCGCCTCAGCGGATGAGTCCGCCGACTCCATCGAGGTCGATGACCTCGACCTCGACGAGACCTCGCCGGATGGACTCGCCGATGGCGAGTCAGCCGAATCAGGCGATGGCTCGTCCGCCCCGGTGGGTGTGTCCGGCGGGGGTGGGGCTGCCACGGTGGGCGAGGTGGCTGAGTCCATCGAGGTCACCGGTTCGTTGCTCGGCGCGGACGAGCTCGTGGCGGCTGGGGCTGGTGGGTTCGTGGATGGCACCGACGCCACCGATATCGAGGAGCCCGTTCATCTGCTCCCCCTCCGCCCGTCGATCGAGGCCATCCTGCTCGTCACCGACGAGCCCATCCCCACCGTCACGCTCGCCCAGGTTCTCGGCCGACCCCAGCCCGAGGTGGCTGAGGAACTCGCCAGCCTCTCGAAGTCCTACACCGACGAGGGCCGCGGCTTCGACCTGCGCGAGATCGCCGGTGGGTGGCGGCTCTACACGCGCGAGGAGTACGCCGAGGTGGTCGAGCGGTTCGTGCTCGACGGCCAGCAGGCGCGGCTCACTCAGGCGGCCCTCGAGACCCTCGCCGTCGTCGCCTACAAGCAGCCCGTCAGCCGGACCCGCGTCTCCGCCATCCGCGGCGTCAACTGCGACGGCGTCATGCGTACGTTGCTCAGCCGCGGCCTGGTCCAGGAAGCCGGCACCGACGACGAGAGCGGCGCCCACCTGTACCGCACCACCTCGTACTTCCTCGAACGCCTCGGCCTCGACTCCCTCGGCGACCTGCCCGACCTCGCCCCCTACCTCCCCGAGATCGAGGAGATGGAGGCCGAGCACGCCCACCGCCTCGACGCCGAGCCAGAGCCCGAGCCAGAGCCACAGCACGACCACGCCCAAGAGCCCGTAGGCGCCGAACAGCCATGA
- a CDS encoding pseudouridine synthase → MTDDEGIRLQKVLAQAGVASRRASEQLITDGRVEVNGAIVTLLGSRVDPERDVIRVDGERVPVDVGKVYLALNKPRGVVSTMSDPEGRRTLADFVQDREERLYHVGRLDTDTEGLILLVNDGEFAHRLTHPSYGVSKTYVAEVDGPVAKNVGRRLVGGVELEDGPAKADAFKILQQNNDKALVEIVLHEGRKHIVRRLLAEVGHPVQKLVRTAIGPVRLGDLRPGVLRPLTHHELGTLLDTVEL, encoded by the coding sequence ATGACCGACGACGAGGGCATCCGGCTGCAGAAGGTCCTCGCCCAGGCCGGCGTCGCCAGCCGGCGGGCGTCCGAGCAGCTGATCACCGACGGCCGCGTCGAGGTCAACGGCGCGATCGTCACCCTGCTCGGCTCCCGCGTCGATCCCGAACGCGACGTCATCCGCGTCGACGGCGAACGCGTCCCCGTCGACGTCGGCAAGGTCTACCTCGCGCTCAACAAGCCCCGCGGCGTCGTCAGCACGATGAGCGACCCCGAAGGCCGCCGCACGCTCGCCGACTTCGTTCAAGACCGCGAGGAACGCCTGTACCACGTCGGCAGACTCGACACCGACACCGAAGGCCTGATCCTGCTGGTAAACGACGGCGAGTTCGCGCACCGCCTGACCCACCCGTCCTACGGCGTCTCCAAGACCTACGTCGCCGAGGTCGACGGTCCCGTCGCGAAGAACGTCGGCCGCCGCCTCGTCGGCGGCGTCGAGCTCGAGGACGGCCCCGCGAAGGCGGACGCGTTCAAGATTCTCCAACAGAACAACGACAAAGCCCTCGTCGAGATCGTCCTACACGAAGGCCGCAAGCACATCGTCCGCCGCCTGCTCGCCGAGGTCGGCCACCCCGTCCAGAAGCTGGTACGTACGGCGATCGGCCCGGTCCGCCTGGGAGATCTCAGACCCGGCGTGCTCCGCCCGCTCACCCACCATGAGCTCGGCACCCTCCTCGACACCGTCGAGCTCTGA